A genomic window from Heterodontus francisci isolate sHetFra1 chromosome 36, sHetFra1.hap1, whole genome shotgun sequence includes:
- the midn gene encoding midnolin, translating to MDHTSTRSCSRAPTCEAHQNEPSMRVVINTTTGAQYDLSVPVDETVEGLKRRLSQRLKVAKERLVLLHKETRLNSGKLQDHGIIEGSKLTLVPTVEAGLMSQASRPEQSVMQALESLTETQVNDFLSGRSPLTLALRVGDHMMFVQLQLAAQQAGSQLQHRHVIASRESSGGAAAPSFTNAQGLHRQTVGASNCNHISACQQAMASPSPAAATACFSTARPPSVTAGSFRSHGASTSTSHNIASSCTEGDCSTRSSSPTASSKSRKPGAIIESFVNHAPGVFSGTFSGTLHPNCQDSTGRPRRDITTILQILNDLLSATRHYQGMPQSLTQLRCQTQCAPNTPSPSPPSPGCSNKTTSEDTMQQPLHSLVQCQSQLRMCKSSGDRLRQTENRATRCKVERLQLLLQQKRMRRKARRDARAPYQWLPNRKSSRTNSNSSVSSDGSLDLDFEDSVWKPEVKADMKSEFVVA from the exons ATGGACCATACAAGCACCAGGAGCTGCAGCCGAGCCCCAACTTGCGAGGCCCATCAAAACGAGCCTTCAATGCGTGTAGTCATCAATACGACGACCGGAGCCCAGTATGATCTTTCTGTTCCAGTAGATGAGACAGTAGAAGGACTCAAACGGAGGTTATCACAGCGTTTGAAGGTTGCCAAAGAGCGTCTAGTCCTCTTGCACAAAGAAAC GCGTTTAAATTCCGGAAAGCTACAGGACCACGGTATAATAGAAGGAAGCAAACTAACCCTTGTCCCTACTGTAGAGGCTGGGCTGATG TCTCAAGCTTCGCGTCCGGAGCAATCAGTAATGCAAGCTTTGGAAAGCTTAACGGAAACTCAG gtcaatgactttctgTCAGGACGGTCACCTTTGACACTTGCCCTGCGGGTTGGAGATCATATGATGTTTGTTCAGCTTCAGTTGGCAGCCCAGCAGGCTGGCAGCCAGCTCCAGCACAGGCATGTGATAGCCAGTCGGGAAAGCAGTGGAGGGGCAGCAGCGCCCAGCTTTACTAACGCTCAAGGACTTCACAGGCAAACTGTGGGAGCATCAAACTGTAACCACATATCGGCCTGCCAGCAAGCAATGGCAAGTCCCAGCCCTGCGGCAGCGACTGCCTGCTTTAGCACAGCACGCCCACCTTCAGTCACCGCTGGATCATTCCGGTCACATGGGGCCAGTACGTCGACCAGCCACAACATTGCTTCATCTTGCACTGAG GGTGACTGCAGCACGAGAAGCAGTAGTCCAACAGCTTCGAGCAAGTCTCGAAAGCCAGGTGCCATCATTGAGAGCTTTGTCAACCATGCCCCTGGGGTTTTCTCAGGAACCTTCTCAG GCACTTTGCATCCAAACTGCCAGGACAGCACTGGAAGGCCCCGCCGTGATATCACCACAATCCTGCAGATCCTGAACGACCTGCTGAGCGCAACCCGTCACTACCAGGGGATGCCGCAGTCCCTCACACAGCTGCGTTGTCAGACACAGTGCGCCCCCAACACGCCGTCGCCTTCGCCACCTTCCCCAGGCTGCTCAAACAAAACTACCTCTGAAGACACAATGCAGCAACCGCTGCATTCGCTTGTCCAGTGCCAGAGCCAGTTAAGGATGTGCAAGTCAAGTG gtGACCGACTGAGACAGACAGAAAACCGTGCTACCCGCTGCAAAGTGGAACGCCTGCAGCTGTTGCTGCAGCAGAAGAGGATGCGCAGGAAGGCTCGGCGAGATGCTAGAGCACCATACCAGTGGCTGCCCAACCGCAAGTCCAGCCGGACAAATAGCAACAGCAGCGTATCTAGTGACGGCAGTCTAGACTTGGACTTTGAGGACTCTGTATGGAAGCCTGAAGTCAAAGCTGATATGAAGTCTGAATTTGTTGTGGCGTAG